The genomic window AAAATGCCGTCTATAGGACCCACATTATAACCCAGGCTTTGCAGCTTGCTCTGAAGCTCCCTTACGTCGTTTCCCCGCATGCCCCGGTGTAAAATCCTGCTGCCAAATTCATACTGAAAGTCCATGGCTAAATCCCTCCTCTACGCTTTCAATATATAATATTTCAAAGACTTGCCCTTGTTGCTTCGATACGTTATAATTTTTTATACGACGGCTTATTTTATTGATGGCTTATTTTATT from Biomaibacter acetigenes includes these protein-coding regions:
- a CDS encoding peptidoglycan-binding domain-containing protein, with amino-acid sequence MDFQYEFGSRILHRGMRGNDVRELQSKLQSLGYNVGPIDGIFGPLTEKAVMQFQKDNKLKVDGIVGPQTYDMLEKLIP